TCTATGGGCGAATCAAAGCTGGTCTTGGGATAGCTCTGGGCGGCCAGGTGAAAGACGTAATCAGGCAGAGATTTCTTGATGACCTCGCGCAGGGAGACATAGTCGCGCAGGTCGCCGTAGAGCAGGTAAACGCGGTCGTTTTTGTTGGCCCTGGGCAGGAGATGCTCGATGTTATCCAGCGGACTGCGCCAGCGGCACATGCCGTAAACGTCCCAATCGGTCTTGGCAAGCAGGAAGTCAGCCAGGTGAGACCCAACCATGCCGGTAACGCCCGTGATTAAAGCCTTCTTTTTACCCATAAACGCACCTCTTACTTGTTGAACTCCTGCTTCATCGCCTCGGCCAAACTTATTGGTCTGCGGCCGAGCAGTTTTTCAAGATAAAGCGATTTCAGGTTGATAATTTTCGGCCGCGCCCGGTAAAATTCTTTACCAGGTTCCGCTATTTTCATCTGCAGGCTATTATCCACGACCCTTTTATATATTTCGGTAATATCCAGCTTGGAAACCAGATTATCACCGCAGATATTGAATACCGGGTTTTTTAATTTATCCCAGTTATTTTTTAGGGCGATAATCGCATCCAGCAGGTCATTGAGATAGATAACATTACGGGAAACCGGATGATATATCTCGGCCGTCTGCTTTGTTTGAGAGCATTTTTGCAAGTAGGTGGTCATTTTATCGGCCTTGGAAAATATATAGGACATCCGAAATACCTTGAATTGCTTTTCGGGCAGGAACTGGCGTTCTATTTCGTTTTTCATCTGGGCGTATCTGCCGTGCGGGTTAGCAAGTGAATTCTCATCCACCTGATTTTGTGACTCGCCGTAAACCGTATCCGAGGAAAAGAACAGCACCCGGGCCCGGCGTTCCAGGCATTTCCTGATGAAATAGGCCGTTCCGGTAACGTTTATCCGGTATGCCATTTCGTATTGCTGTTCGCAGACATCAGGCAGGGAGATGGCCGCCAGGTGGGCGACGAAATCATCGGGGCTGATAAAACTGTAATCGAAATCGGCCGGCTTGTTCAGGTCCAAGCGCCGGCAATCAGGATTAAGAGGCACATTAAGAGCGGTGTACTTGATATCTTCCGTCCGGGTAAACCTTTCGATAAAGGCATTTCCGATAAACCCCTCTTTACCGCCGACGACTAAAATACTCATGTTCGCTTATTCCATCACGATGCCGATATCGCTAAAAATCTTCCTGAAAGTTTTATCAGCGTAATCCATTGAATTATTGTTTTTGACGTATTGTATAGATTGCTTGGAAATCTTATCCCATAAAAGATTATTCTTATAAAGCGATATCACCTTTCGGGCAAAATCATCGGCCTTATCGGTAATCATGGCCGTTTGGCCGTCCATCAAATTCAACCCCTCAGCCCCGATAGAAGTTGTGACCATAGGCAGGCCGAAACTCATAGTCTGGATATTCTTGCCTTTTATGCCGGCGCCGTAACGAAGCGGCGAGACAAACACCCGGGCGTTCTCGAAATACGGCGCCACATCCTTGGCATAACCAACCACCTTTACGCCCTTTTCGGGCGAATCCAAGGCCAGCACCTCCGGCGTCGGCTTACTGCCCACAATGGTCAATGTCACATCCGGTATGCCTGATTTCACCAGCGGATAAACCTCCTTGATGAACCATTTGATGCCGTCGGCATTAGGCGGATGCTGGAACCCGCCCAAGAAGAATAATCCGTTTCTTTTGTTAAAACCGGCCTTGGAAAGGCTTATCTCCTGGATATAAGGGACAACCACTGTTTTCGCCTTGGGAAGCTCCTTGGCTACAATCTCTTTTTCCACCGGGCTCAGGGTCAGGGCAACGTCGCTCTTGGCTATCAGGTATAATTCCTTGGATTTATATTCTTTCGACCGCTTGAGCGCTTCCTTGTCGTTTTCGAGCAGGCCTTTCCGCTCCTCCCTGAGGAAATACAAGTCAACCAGGTCATACAAGACCTTGATGTTAGCCACGGATTTTATGGTATCAATATACGGCATCGCCACGTCCGGCCGGGTCAGGAAGGCAACATCTATATGCTTGCCGTAATTCTTGATGTATTTATTAAAATCATTAGGCCCGTAAACCAGTTCTATACCCATCTGCTCCAGTTCCGGTCCGTAAGGCTCGTAGCGGTAAAGGTTATGGGGCCAGAATATAATTTTAAAACCCATATTAAGGAATATCTTAAGGTACTCATACATCCTGACCGAGCCGGCATCCTGGTCCCAAGTGGGCACATTATTATCCATAAACAGCATTATCTTCTTATTGCGCGACCGGTCACGGGCTAGGAAGACGTTTTCGCCGTTCTTGAAATGCTCCTTTTCCAAAACTGTCTGCCACTTGCGGTAGAATTTTTGAGTATTAATGACCTGGTATTTTTTCATTCCCTGGGCGGTGTCGGTACCGGCGGTAACGCCTTCGAAATGGATTATTTCGGCTTTTGGCTGATACATCACCTTGTATCCTTTTTGCCTGACCCGGAACGCCAGGTCGGTATCCTCGCAATAGGCCGGGGCGTAGTATGTATCAAACAGGTCTTCGCCCTTGAGAACGCTTTTCCTGACCAGCAGGCAGGCGCCGGAACAATAATCCACCTCCTTGACATAGTTATATTCCCATTTCTTGGGGTCGTCGAGCCGGCCATAGTTCCAGGCAATGTTGATTGGGTCGTTCCAGATGATGCCGCCGGCCTCCTGGAGCCGGCCGTCGGGATAGACCAGCTTGGTCCCGACCAGGCCGATTTTATCATCCCTCTGGGCCAGGTCCGTCATCGCCTTAAGCCAACCTTTGGTTACCTTGGTATCGTTATTCAAAAGGAGTATGTATTTGCCTTTGGACAGCTCCGCGCCCTTGTTGCAAGCACCGACGAATCCAAGATTAGTTTCGTTCCTAATGACCTTGATATTCTTTATCTTTGCCAACATTTGAGGCGTTTCGTCTTCCGATGCGTTATCTACGACAATCACCTCGTAAGGCGCGCCATCGGTATTTTCAACCAACGATTCCAGGCATTTATGGGTATATTCACACTTGTTCCAAACCGGGATGATGATAGAAACATCCGGTTTACTAACAGCCGGGAATTCTATGGCTTTCCATTCCCGGGACTGGCCCGGTTCCGATTTGGGAAGTTCTTGAACAGGCGCAGTTTGCCGGACCGGCGGCGTCCAGACCTTGGATGTTTCATTCTTCCTCAACCATCTGAACGTAACCGCATTCCAGCAAAACCGCCAGGTTGCCTTGGCCATCCGCCGGCGCCGGCTGTCCAAGGGCAGGATAAAATTGCGAAACCTGTAATATACGGATATAACCCGCCAGCCGTGCGAGTTATGGATTTCCTCGAGGTCATAGGCCATATGCCGGTTTTCCATCTGCAGGTTTGCGATATGGGTATTATTTTCATCTATCTCCTTTTGTAGTCTATTACCCCACTGCCCGCGCCTGACGCATTCAGCGTCCAATTCATCCACTTGTTTTTGCAGGCGCACGCCCCATTCACCTCGCTTAACAATTTCATTATCCATATCCTTGATTTTAGCAGCATTATTATTTAGCTGTTTTTGAAGTGTCAGAATTTGCTCATCCTTATTAATGATTGTACCCTGCAATTCTGACATTTTAAAATGACCGCTTGATAACTCGGCCTCTAACTTAACTATTTTTATGCGATTGACAGACAGATCTTTTTCTAATTCCACATTCCGTGCCTTCAACGCAGTAAACTCAACCCCCAGCTCCTTAAGCTGAACCTTATTATCGTTCAGGACAGCAACCATCTCCTCGAGATGTTTCTGGCGCTTATCAAGTTCAACCTCTAATTTAGAGATATGGTCCTTGATAAAGGTCTGGAGCAGGTTGATATTGGTGGTAACGGTGGTTTCCAGGGACTTGATGATACGTTCCTTATCGGAGATGGACTGATTAAGCCCGACAATAACCTGATTTTTCTGCCTGACCTCGGCATCCAAGCCCTGGCCCCACTTGCCCAGTTTTTCCGCCTCCTGCTGGAGCTCTGATATGCGCCGCCCCTGCCTGGTTAATTCCGCGTCCAGGCTTTTGCCCCAATCGCTCAGTTTTTTTATTTCTGCCTGGCGTTCGACCAATAAGCTATCACGTTCCTTATTGCCAGCATCTAATTCTTGACCCCATTTGCTAAGATTTTCTATTTCTTTCTGTAATTCGATGATTCTTTGGTTTCCTTGATTCAACTCGGCATCTAATTGAATACTATGATTACTGAGCTTTTCTATTTCCGCTTGGCGTTCGACCAATAACTTATCCCGCTCTTTGCTGCCGGCATCTAATTCCTGTCCCCATTTGCCAAGCTTTTCTATTTCCACCTGTTGCGCTGCTAATAAGGTATCTTTTTCTTCGCCTTCTGATTCCAACGATTTTCCCCATTTACCAATTTTTTGCACTTCATTTTGAAGCTCTACAATCCGTTTCTCGTATTGTTTTATCTGTTCATCCAGTGATTTACCCCATTTTGACAACTCTTCGATTTGGCTATTTTGCGAAGAAATTAAATTATCCTTTTCCGCAAACAGTCTGAATGAAGTGTCCACAAGGTAGGAATTATATTTAATGTCAACCTTGCCGTTAGACGCAACTGCAATGAAATAGAAAGGCTCTTTTCTCTTCACGCTCGCGTATTTAAGTTCCTTGCCTGAGCTTTTTAGGCTCAATTCCTGCCAGTCCCGATATGAACCCTTTAAATCCCATATATTGGACGACGGAAATATCCTTTGCCCGAGAAATGAAGCGTTCTTGAAATACTTTTTCATCAAGCCGGAAAACTCGTTGATATCAAGCTCTTTTTTATGGAATGAATTTCGATAATTGCGTTTATTCGAATAAACTGGCTTATTTGGCGTAGAAACAATAAATAAACCATCATCCTTAAGCAGTCTTTTGACCTCTTTTAACAGCTTGGCCTGCTCTTTTATGTGCTCAAGGACCTCATAACATACTATGACATCGAATAAATTCTTACCTTTTAACGGAATGTCCCTGACATCGCCAATCTTGAATTTCAAGTTTTCCTGACGATACTTTTTTAAAGCGTGATTAATTGCGGCCTTATCAATATCAATGCCTATTACCGATTTAGCTGTTTGGGCCAAAAAAAACGACCCATACC
This Candidatus Brocadiia bacterium DNA region includes the following protein-coding sequences:
- a CDS encoding NAD(P)-dependent oxidoreductase — translated: MSILVVGGKEGFIGNAFIERFTRTEDIKYTALNVPLNPDCRRLDLNKPADFDYSFISPDDFVAHLAAISLPDVCEQQYEMAYRINVTGTAYFIRKCLERRARVLFFSSDTVYGESQNQVDENSLANPHGRYAQMKNEIERQFLPEKQFKVFRMSYIFSKADKMTTYLQKCSQTKQTAEIYHPVSRNVIYLNDLLDAIIALKNNWDKLKNPVFNICGDNLVSKLDITEIYKRVVDNSLQMKIAEPGKEFYRARPKIINLKSLYLEKLLGRRPISLAEAMKQEFNK
- a CDS encoding glycosyltransferase, which encodes MIVKKTTNLEWTGERFVPVGPTADTHYEHLHRYGFAGEFVKDKKVLDVGCGEGYGSFFLAQTAKSVIGIDIDKAAINHALKKYRQENLKFKIGDVRDIPLKGKNLFDVIVCYEVLEHIKEQAKLLKEVKRLLKDDGLFIVSTPNKPVYSNKRNYRNSFHKKELDINEFSGLMKKYFKNASFLGQRIFPSSNIWDLKGSYRDWQELSLKSSGKELKYASVKRKEPFYFIAVASNGKVDIKYNSYLVDTSFRLFAEKDNLISSQNSQIEELSKWGKSLDEQIKQYEKRIVELQNEVQKIGKWGKSLESEGEEKDTLLAAQQVEIEKLGKWGQELDAGSKERDKLLVERQAEIEKLSNHSIQLDAELNQGNQRIIELQKEIENLSKWGQELDAGNKERDSLLVERQAEIKKLSDWGKSLDAELTRQGRRISELQQEAEKLGKWGQGLDAEVRQKNQVIVGLNQSISDKERIIKSLETTVTTNINLLQTFIKDHISKLEVELDKRQKHLEEMVAVLNDNKVQLKELGVEFTALKARNVELEKDLSVNRIKIVKLEAELSSGHFKMSELQGTIINKDEQILTLQKQLNNNAAKIKDMDNEIVKRGEWGVRLQKQVDELDAECVRRGQWGNRLQKEIDENNTHIANLQMENRHMAYDLEEIHNSHGWRVISVYYRFRNFILPLDSRRRRMAKATWRFCWNAVTFRWLRKNETSKVWTPPVRQTAPVQELPKSEPGQSREWKAIEFPAVSKPDVSIIIPVWNKCEYTHKCLESLVENTDGAPYEVIVVDNASEDETPQMLAKIKNIKVIRNETNLGFVGACNKGAELSKGKYILLLNNDTKVTKGWLKAMTDLAQRDDKIGLVGTKLVYPDGRLQEAGGIIWNDPINIAWNYGRLDDPKKWEYNYVKEVDYCSGACLLVRKSVLKGEDLFDTYYAPAYCEDTDLAFRVRQKGYKVMYQPKAEIIHFEGVTAGTDTAQGMKKYQVINTQKFYRKWQTVLEKEHFKNGENVFLARDRSRNKKIMLFMDNNVPTWDQDAGSVRMYEYLKIFLNMGFKIIFWPHNLYRYEPYGPELEQMGIELVYGPNDFNKYIKNYGKHIDVAFLTRPDVAMPYIDTIKSVANIKVLYDLVDLYFLREERKGLLENDKEALKRSKEYKSKELYLIAKSDVALTLSPVEKEIVAKELPKAKTVVVPYIQEISLSKAGFNKRNGLFFLGGFQHPPNADGIKWFIKEVYPLVKSGIPDVTLTIVGSKPTPEVLALDSPEKGVKVVGYAKDVAPYFENARVFVSPLRYGAGIKGKNIQTMSFGLPMVTTSIGAEGLNLMDGQTAMITDKADDFARKVISLYKNNLLWDKISKQSIQYVKNNNSMDYADKTFRKIFSDIGIVME